The Nocardioides zeae genome includes the window GCACGGTCGTGCTCACCAGTGCCGTCACCGGCCTGCTGACGGTCGACGCCGGCTGGGGCTTCGGCCAGGCGGCGCTCGTCGCCATCGCGGTCGGCGCGCTGTGCGGCCTGTTCAACGGGTTCCTCGTCGGCTACGTGGGGCTGCCGTCGCTCGCCGTCACCATCGGCACGCTCGCGCTCTACCGCGGCATCGCGGTGGGCCTGCTCGGCACCGAGGCCAAGACCGGCTTCCCCGAGGAGTGGACCGACCGGGTCAAGGAGCGGATCGGGGAGACCAGCTACCCGCAGGTGCTCGTCGTCTTCGGCGTGCTCGCGGTCGTCTTCGTCCTCCTGCTCCACTTCTCCGGCTTCGGCCGCGGCGTCTACGAGATCGGCCTGAACGACGAGGCCGCCCGGTTCTCCGGCGTCGACGTCGCCCGCACCAAGCTGCTCCTCTTCGTGCTCGCCGGCGCCGTCTCCGGTCTCGCGGGGGTCTACTACACGCTCCGCTACGACCTGGCGCGCGGTGACGCGGCCAACGGCCTCGAGCTGCAGGTCATCGCGGCCGTGCTCCTCGGCGGCGTGTCGATCTTCGGCGGCCGCGGCGCCCTCCACGGCGTCGTCGCCGGCGTGCTCCTCATCGGTGTCATCTCCAGCGCGATGCGTCTGCAGGGTGAGACCGAGAACGTCACCACCATCGTGATCGGCCTGCTGCTGATCGCCTCCGTGGTGACCCCCAGCTTGCTCTCGTGGGTCTCGGGGCGCCTGCCCGCAGGAGTGAAGGGCGCGTCCGCGCGCTCGCGTCGGACCTGACGCACCTCCGTTCCACCTGTTCCTCCAGCAGCACCCAGCAGCACCACTCGATCCAGGGCACCGCCCCGACCGAAAGGCAGAACGATGAAGTTCAACTCCCGGCGCACCACTGCGCTCGTCGCCCTGACGCTCGCTGCGAGCACGGCCCTCACCGCCTGCGGTGGCGGCGACGGCGACGGCGGCAGCGGCGACTCGGCCGAGACGATCACCTTCCTCCCGAAGAACCTCGGCAACCCCTACTTCGACGCCTCCAGCACGGGTGGCGAGAACGCGGTCGACGCCTTCGGCGGCACGTTCGAGGAGGTCGGCCCGACCAACGCGACGCCCGACGCGCAGGTCCCCTTCATCAACACGGCCGCGCAGCAGGGCGTCGGCGCCCTCGTGATCTCGGCCAACGACCCGACCGCCCTGGGCGACGCGCTCGAGGAGGCCCGCGACGCCGGCGTCAAGGTCGTCACGTTCGACTCCGACGTCGACGCCGAGTACCGCGACCTCTTCGTCAACCAGGCCACCCCCGAGGGCATCGCCGAGGCGCAGGTCGACCTGGTCGCCGAGCAGATCGGCGGCGAGGGCGAGGTCGCGATCCTCTCGGCCGCGGCCAACGCCACCAACCAGAACGC containing:
- the rhaS gene encoding rhamnose ABC transporter substrate-binding protein produces the protein MKFNSRRTTALVALTLAASTALTACGGGDGDGGSGDSAETITFLPKNLGNPYFDASSTGGENAVDAFGGTFEEVGPTNATPDAQVPFINTAAQQGVGALVISANDPTALGDALEEARDAGVKVVTFDSDVDAEYRDLFVNQATPEGIAEAQVDLVAEQIGGEGEVAILSAAANATNQNAWIDLMEEYAASEYPDIDIVETVYGDDDDQTSFDKTAALLQSHPDLKGIISPTTVGIAAAARYLSTSQYKGQVALTGLGTPNQMREYLEDGTVTAFALWNPEELGYLAAYAAHALIEGDITGEEGDTFEAGDLGEYTVGANGEVVLGEPTVFTVDNVGDFDF
- a CDS encoding ABC transporter permease, with amino-acid sequence MSASTPTRGTAPVGLSKGEARTYASYARPAWQRWLLTRETAVILLLAVVFVWATSSVPNFDGPLTLYYLFLDLMPILLIALPMTLVIITGEIDLSVASTVVLTSAVTGLLTVDAGWGFGQAALVAIAVGALCGLFNGFLVGYVGLPSLAVTIGTLALYRGIAVGLLGTEAKTGFPEEWTDRVKERIGETSYPQVLVVFGVLAVVFVLLLHFSGFGRGVYEIGLNDEAARFSGVDVARTKLLLFVLAGAVSGLAGVYYTLRYDLARGDAANGLELQVIAAVLLGGVSIFGGRGALHGVVAGVLLIGVISSAMRLQGETENVTTIVIGLLLIASVVTPSLLSWVSGRLPAGVKGASARSRRT